The sequence TATTTGTGAGTTTTGTTTCTGGACACCACGCATCATCATACACAAATGATATGCCTCGATGACTACACCTACGCCTAATGGGGTCAAATGTTCTTTTATTGCCTGAGCAATTTGCGTGGTAAGTCTTTCTTGAACCTGCAATCTGCGGCTGAATATTTCAACCAATCTCACTAATTTACTTAATCCAACTATCTTTTTATCCGGAATATAGGCGATATGGCATTTGCCGTAAAAAGGGAGGAGATGATGTTCACACAGACTATAGAAATCAATATCCTTAACCAAAACCATCTCGTCATAATTCTCAACAAAGGTAG comes from bacterium and encodes:
- the folE gene encoding GTP cyclohydrolase I FolE → MKELIKQLLISFGENPDREGLRKTPGRVEESLKFLTSGYEVEVADVFKDATFVENYDEMVLVKDIDFYSLCEHHLLPFYGKCHIAYIPDKKIVGLSKLVRLVEIFSRRLQVQERLTTQIAQAIKEHLTPLGVGVVIEAYHLCMMMRGVQKQNSQITTSSMLGIFRQKQSTRMEFLSLLKK